In the genome of Cryptomeria japonica chromosome 8, Sugi_1.0, whole genome shotgun sequence, one region contains:
- the LOC131034957 gene encoding plant intracellular Ras-group-related LRR protein 4, which yields MNKSAQTVADIVEEIMRLHRSLPPRPSFEEFEAAIALVKDVESKEQSQIEMIMKQQKPSDVPFELFAVLQEMQKNFVCMKSQQEKREALDVIDLERYHRLFDDWLQKAYGAIQYANGNSNSSRASWIAPQLPNGDGVVGNGGDFYLKEFEGKKKQEVVRIAQYSKDDSFIQKPKVSYSEEGIRESEKPRAMMPNSFVKPSAEPGSGTGDGKQKFSLIKIASVFEATAKTGAESLDLQGKLLDQLEWLPDSIGKLTSLVQLNLSENRIVILPSAIGGLTRLTKLDLHSNQLHSLPDSIGELSSLTELDLRGNRLTKLPATIGNISTLVNLDVSSNHLSSLPESIGQLTNLKILSIGNNEIEELPYTIGQCTALVELRADFNNLKALPEAVGKLVSLEVLTLHYNRVKNLPTTLASLASLKELDVSFNELESVPESLCFATNLVKLNVGRNFADLRSLPRSIGNLEMLEELDISSNQIKVLPDSFALLKRLRVLHVEEIPLEYPPIHIAEKGAQAVVQYMSEEIAKREEKSQATKPKRKRASYFQCLITSIWTKRNTKNGKV from the exons ATGAATAAATCAGCGCAAACTGTTGCAGATATAGTAGAGGAGATCATGAGATTGCACAGATCTCTTCCTCCGAGGCCCAGTTTTGAGGAATTTGAAGCTGCCATTGCTCTGGTAAAGGATGTGGAGAGCAAAGAACAGTCTCAGATAGAAATGATTATGAAGCAGCAGAAACCCTCTGATGTGCCTTTCGAATTATTTGCAGTGTTGCAGGAAATGCAGAAGAACTTTGTTTGTATGAAGAGTCAGCAGGAGAAACGTGAAGCCTTAGACGTTATTGATCTAGAAAGATACCATCGCCTGTTTGATGATTGGCTGCAAAAGGCATACGGGGCGATTCAGTATGCCAATGGTAATAGTAATAGTTCAAGGGCTTCATGGATTGCGCCCCAACTTCCCAATGGAGATGGAGTTGTGGGAAATGGAGGCGACTTTTATCTCAAAGAATTTGAAGGGAAAAAGAAACAGGAGGTAGTCCGTATTGCACAATACAGTAAGGATGACAGCTTTATCCAGAAACCAAAGGTGTCATATTCAGAGGAGGGAATTAGAGAATCAGAAAAACCTAGAGCTATGATGCCGAATTCCTTTGTCAAACCCTCTGCAGAGCCAGGAAGTGGAACAG GTGATGGGAAGCAGAAATTCAGCCTTATAAAAATTGCTAGCGTCTTTGAAGCAACAGCCAAGACAGGTGCAGAGAGTTTGGATCTCCAAGGAAAATTACTAGACCAGCTTGAGTGGCTTCCAGATTCAATCGGAAAGCTCACTAGCCTTGTTCAACTCAATTTGTCTGAGAACCGAATTGTGATTCTTCCTAGTGCAATAGGAGGACTTACTAGATTGACAAAACTAGATTTGCACTCAAATCAACTGCACAGTCTTCCTGATTCCATTGGAGAGCTTTCTAGTCTGACTGAATTAGATTTACGTGGCAACCGTTTAACTAAATTACCTGCTACTATTGGGAATATTTCCACCCTTGTAAATCTTGATGTGAGTTCAAACCACCTTTCTTCATTACCAGAGTCCATTGGCCAGCTGACAAACTTGAAAATACTAAGTATTGGAAACAATGAGATTGAGGAACTTCCATATACAATTGGTCAATGTACAGCTCTAGTTGAGCTTCGAGCAGATTTTAATAACCTCAAAGCGTTGCCAGAAGcagttggtaagcttgtgtcttTGGAGGTCCTGACATTGCACTACAACAGAGTGAAGAACCTACCAACTACCCTGGCTTCTTTAGCAAGTTTGAAAGAACTTGATGTTAGCTTCAACGAATTGGAGTCAGTACCAGAAAGTCTCTGCTTTGCAACAAATCTTGTCAAACTGAATGTTGGCAGGAACTTTGCTGATTTGCGTTCTCTTCCCCGGTCCATAGGAAATCTTGAAATGCTTGAGGAGTTGGATATCAGTAGCAATCAGATAAAGGTTCTTCCTGATTCTTTTGCACTGCTAAAAAGGCTTCGTGTTCTTCATGTAGAGGAGATACCACTTGAATATCCTCCAATACATATAGCTGAAAAGGGAGCTCAG GCTGTTGTGCAGTACATGTCTGAAGAAATTGCCAAGAGAGAGGAAAAATCACAAGCAACCAAGccaaaaaggaaaagggcaagttATTTTCAATGTCTTATCACATCAATTTGGACAAAAAGAAACACAAAGAATGGGAAGGTTTGA